In the genome of Streptomyces sp. V2I9, one region contains:
- a CDS encoding lysyl oxidase family protein, which translates to MMTRSPQGRTNRFIRPSIAVAAAVAVTAGVVAAAPGARTAQPKPKLSLIAASTSVTLDSWKEDPGVYLDLGTYLTSENGAFELKVTRKSYKDPVTVSQVFRNGKKTTTKALPAGLVKDFSGLPDFAQVQLTDAAGKTVLKQTEAFCPNNASGRVRPDAPANSKYPQSCPVNPFTLGSVWGVENGWASNTYAGYYSKPVQLAAGTYTAKIDVTKKYRDLFGIASKPQTVKVVVRERSWEEPAPAAAERGAHQGHAGHQGHTASQGHEGHGGPAAASGHGAHAAHGAPARTEAPAGRTTGAGATFNVGHGPYPPAPPALPWALKKESLQRQSFAAATVGDRAGQTDGSRRAPGVAPNAKRPTGKASVPAVPKPDLRSLPAYGITVSDGYEEVPGKDYLAFSANVWNAGPAKLVVDGFRSPGKKLMDAYQYFYDAKGKQVGYTPTGTMEWDPRPGHEHWHFTDFASYRLLKADKKETVRSGKEAFCLANTDAVDYTVKNANWHPGNTDLSTACGQENSISVREVLDVGSGDTYTQDLPGQSFDITNLPNGTYYIQVLANPENRLKETNHKNNSALRKVVLGGKKGARTVKVPAHDLVKSN; encoded by the coding sequence ATGATGACCAGATCCCCGCAGGGACGTACCAACCGCTTCATCCGCCCCTCGATCGCCGTCGCCGCGGCCGTCGCCGTGACCGCGGGTGTCGTCGCCGCCGCGCCCGGCGCCAGGACGGCGCAGCCGAAGCCGAAGCTCAGCCTGATCGCGGCCTCCACCTCGGTGACGCTCGACTCGTGGAAGGAGGACCCCGGCGTCTACCTGGATCTCGGAACCTACCTGACCTCGGAGAACGGCGCCTTCGAGCTCAAGGTGACCCGGAAGTCGTACAAGGACCCGGTCACCGTCTCGCAGGTCTTCCGGAACGGGAAGAAGACCACGACCAAGGCGCTCCCCGCCGGGCTTGTGAAGGACTTCTCCGGGCTGCCGGACTTCGCGCAGGTCCAGCTCACCGACGCGGCCGGCAAGACCGTGCTCAAGCAGACCGAGGCGTTCTGCCCCAACAACGCGTCCGGGCGGGTCCGGCCGGACGCCCCCGCCAACTCGAAGTATCCGCAGAGCTGCCCGGTGAACCCGTTCACCCTCGGTTCGGTGTGGGGCGTGGAGAACGGCTGGGCGTCCAACACCTACGCCGGGTACTACTCCAAGCCGGTCCAGCTCGCCGCCGGGACGTATACCGCCAAGATCGACGTCACCAAGAAGTACCGCGACCTCTTCGGCATCGCGAGCAAGCCGCAGACGGTCAAGGTCGTGGTGCGCGAGCGCAGTTGGGAGGAGCCGGCCCCGGCCGCCGCCGAGCGCGGCGCACATCAGGGGCACGCAGGCCACCAGGGGCACACGGCGAGCCAAGGGCACGAAGGGCACGGCGGACCGGCCGCGGCCTCCGGGCACGGCGCCCACGCGGCGCACGGCGCTCCCGCGCGCACCGAGGCGCCCGCCGGCCGGACGACCGGCGCGGGCGCCACGTTCAACGTCGGTCACGGGCCCTACCCGCCCGCACCGCCCGCCCTGCCGTGGGCGCTGAAGAAGGAGTCGCTCCAGCGGCAGTCCTTCGCCGCCGCCACCGTCGGCGACCGGGCCGGGCAGACCGACGGCTCGCGCCGGGCTCCGGGCGTCGCGCCCAACGCGAAGCGGCCCACCGGCAAGGCGTCCGTGCCCGCCGTGCCCAAGCCGGACCTGCGCTCGCTGCCGGCGTACGGCATCACCGTCAGCGACGGTTACGAGGAGGTTCCCGGCAAGGACTACCTCGCCTTCAGCGCCAACGTGTGGAACGCGGGTCCGGCCAAGCTCGTCGTGGACGGCTTCCGCTCCCCGGGCAAGAAGCTGATGGACGCGTACCAGTACTTCTACGACGCCAAGGGCAAGCAGGTCGGCTACACCCCGACCGGCACCATGGAGTGGGACCCGCGCCCCGGCCACGAGCACTGGCACTTCACGGACTTCGCCAGCTACCGGCTGCTGAAGGCCGACAAGAAGGAGACGGTCCGCAGCGGCAAGGAGGCGTTCTGCCTGGCCAACACCGACGCGGTCGACTACACGGTGAAGAACGCCAACTGGCACCCCGGCAACACCGACCTCTCCACCGCGTGCGGCCAGGAGAACTCGATCTCCGTCCGCGAGGTGCTCGACGTGGGCTCCGGCGACACCTACACCCAGGACCTGCCCGGCCAGTCCTTCGACATCACGAACCTGCCGAACGGCACGTACTACATCCAGGTGCTCGCCAACCCGGAGAACCGGCTCAAGGAGACCAACCACAAGAACAACAGCGCGCTGCGCAAGGTCGTCCTCGGCGGGAAGAAGGGTGCCCGCACCGTGAAGGTGCCCGCTCATGACCTGGTGAAGAGCAACTGA